The following proteins are encoded in a genomic region of Corylus avellana chromosome ca4, CavTom2PMs-1.0:
- the LOC132179613 gene encoding uncharacterized protein LOC132179613, producing the protein MMRRQQQDQQSRVFYELSALVLNILRSPPSQIPFPDHSTAEAVSTTSSSSTSRRSSPAAQISPAGFASLLLGISLALMLCGSVTFFIGFILMPWVLGLVMVFYVAGIVSALSMLGRSLLCYATAPPTPRKDIPAWKLL; encoded by the exons ATGATGAGAAGGCAGCAGCAAGATCAGCAATCAAGGGTTTTCTACGAGCTCTCCGCTCTGGTCCTCAACATCCTACGATCCCCGCCGTCTCAGATCCCGTTCCCCGACCACTCTACGGCGGAGGCGGTGTCAACGACGTCGTCGTCGTCGACGTCCCGGCGGTCATCTCCGGCGGCACAGATCTCTCCTGCGGGGTTCGCTTCGCTGCTCCTGGGGATCTCGTTGGCGCTGATGCTCTGCGGGTCGGTAACCTTCTTCATCGGCTTCATATTGATGCCATGGGTTCTCGGGCTGGTCATGGTGTTCTACGTGGCGGGGATCGTCTCGGCCCTATCCATGTTGGGTCGCTCGCTTCTTTGTTACGCCACGGCGCCACCCACGCCGCGAAAGGACATTCCTG CATGGAAACTTTTGTGA